One genomic segment of Borrelia hispanica CRI includes these proteins:
- a CDS encoding DUF603 domain-containing protein, whose product MNKVKKSFDDYIVYFNEGKLSDAQISKEMGVSRANVCKMRRRWESRESNNLEEHPKVTISEETLNNVLIRASEHSAQSSSIKSQLHMARNRLGLEFIDSFNNYLDLELKSYNQEIKMLERKIERLREEINNEYDQDLNNKLCELDEVKRAKEIKKMELYYQAMLKLKATDFESQVKFKI is encoded by the coding sequence ATGAATAAAGTAAAGAAATCATTTGATGATTATATTGTGTATTTTAATGAAGGGAAGCTTAGTGATGCACAGATTAGTAAAGAGATGGGTGTAAGTCGTGCTAATGTATGTAAAATGAGACGTAGATGGGAGTCTAGAGAAAGCAATAATTTAGAAGAACATCCAAAAGTAACAATTAGTGAAGAAACTCTAAATAATGTGTTAATACGTGCATCAGAGCATAGTGCACAATCAAGTAGTATTAAAAGCCAGCTTCATATGGCTAGAAATAGATTGGGATTAGAATTTATTGATTCATTTAATAATTATTTAGATTTGGAACTTAAATCATACAATCAAGAAATAAAGATGTTAGAGCGCAAAATTGAAAGACTTAGAGAAGAAATTAATAATGAATATGATCAAGATCTTAATAATAAGCTATGTGAACTTGACGAAGTTAAAAGAGCAAAAGAAATTAAAAAAATGGAATTGTATTACCAAGCTATGCTTAAATTAAAAGCAACTGATTTTGAATCACAAGTTAAATTTAAAATTTAA